In Desulfomonilia bacterium, one genomic interval encodes:
- a CDS encoding alpha/beta hydrolase, producing the protein MTITERNCFYPDPFPYYHPSQDGLKTDEFFIDEIIHCWLIHPGKPSGAPATVVHLHGNAENMTSHVLGSLFFLEMGLNLLTFDYRGYGRSPGEPSLAGIQEDALNVFGHIFSNPLVFGKDVFGFGQSMGGFTLGRVLPQIPALKGAIFDCALHSFRALFMEGYPMYACDVPDISSLETLPLSSVPKLFIHGTADEVVPFSHSEKMFEVAAPPKELMLMEGVSHIGSISSPHAGEYRERIREFINSCRS; encoded by the coding sequence ATGACCATTACAGAACGCAACTGCTTTTATCCCGATCCTTTCCCGTATTACCACCCGTCACAGGACGGATTGAAGACCGACGAGTTCTTTATCGATGAAATCATCCACTGCTGGCTTATTCACCCAGGGAAACCATCAGGCGCCCCGGCAACCGTCGTGCATCTTCACGGCAACGCCGAGAATATGACCTCTCATGTGCTGGGCTCGCTCTTTTTCCTTGAAATGGGTCTGAACCTTTTGACCTTTGATTACAGGGGATACGGGAGGTCGCCCGGGGAACCGAGCCTTGCGGGTATTCAGGAGGACGCGCTCAACGTGTTCGGCCACATCTTCTCAAACCCGCTTGTATTCGGGAAGGACGTTTTCGGGTTCGGTCAGTCGATGGGAGGCTTTACTCTGGGCCGGGTCCTGCCTCAGATTCCTGCGCTCAAAGGCGCCATATTCGATTGCGCACTTCATTCATTCCGCGCGCTTTTCATGGAAGGCTACCCCATGTACGCATGCGATGTGCCCGATATATCATCTCTTGAAACGCTCCCCTTGAGCAGTGTTCCCAAACTCTTCATACACGGCACAGCCGATGAGGTCGTGCCTTTCTCGCATTCGGAAAAGATGTTCGAAGTCGCGGCACCGCCGAAAGAGCTGATGCTCATGGAAGGGGTATCCCATATCGGCTCCATATCATCCCCGCATGCAGGAGAATACCGGGAGAGGATCAGGGAGTTCATAAATTCATGCAGGTCTTGA